The following proteins come from a genomic window of Eleginops maclovinus isolate JMC-PN-2008 ecotype Puerto Natales chromosome 8, JC_Emac_rtc_rv5, whole genome shotgun sequence:
- the si:dkeyp-72a4.1 gene encoding ras/Rap GTPase-activating protein SynGAP: MRAHTGNVQCPSRYWMSRGHSYEEQSVWNPKYCVVGDGQMLLLNEEEVERRPASCKVHLLRRTISVPVETQFPEYHSQLSTESGESPEGIPLQ; this comes from the exons ACGTGCAGTGTCCATCGAGGTATTGGATGTCGCGCGGTCACTCGTATgaagagcagagtgtgtggaaCCCGAAGTACTGCGTGGTTGGCGACGGTCAGATGCTGCTACTGAacgaggaggaggtg GAGAGGCGTCCTGCGTCATGCAAGGTCCATCTCCTGCGCCGCACCATCAGCGTTCCAGTGGAAACTCAGTTTCCAGAATACCACAGCCAGCTGTCCACGGAGAGCGGTGAGTCGCCTGAAGGCATACCTCTGCAATGA